One window from the genome of Myripristis murdjan chromosome 6, fMyrMur1.1, whole genome shotgun sequence encodes:
- the agbl2 gene encoding cytosolic carboxypeptidase 2, whose protein sequence is MYTNKHTQWFYFRVRNMKAGVAYRFTITNLMKGRSLYSLGMKPLLYSERAAEEKGVGWHRIGSNIKYYRNSSQAKPDNNVTVALYSLTWTCQFPYDSDTCYLAHCYPYTYSHLQHYLSRVTSNPAVSSYCKLRVLCRSLAGNNVYVLTITSPVGSCMEGGAKKAVVVTGRVHPGETNGSWMMEGFLDFLLGDSDDAQILRDTFVFKVVPMLNPDGVVVGNYRCSLAGRDLNRNYKTILRDSFPCVWHTRNMVKRLVAERDVVLYCDFHGHSHKNNVFMYGCNHRGNAALQLHERVFPLMMSKNVNDKFSFRSCKFRVQKSKEGTGRIVMWRLGIRNSYTMECTFGGSTLGNRRGTHFTTRDMKSLGYYFCDTLLDYCDPDPTKTAYCLTELEARLRQEVRERLGKELDTDCNISVSDLETSTSGSNSTDSDGPPVHLMNQPDNIQQQKSPVRKKKKRLRTHKDRNRLWQDRVKNSTEPKVLHSSIKNIKPSLVKVRMQERTVVREKKREQRNSINKPGAPRSASDLDGISHVTLWQGSEPVQDKECREAMRAEYLYRRAKAFPQLSTYTTLSPDTEKPQEETGWCKCSAQLLHLCALHPRQLQVAKPAELQHRLPAPSFVYHKGLRGRLSASVTAAHRSPSGMYLKVVPPAKCLMSSYPDNSTSLPLCIDRNALRVSARHFVLEDSFTDTINSKRHSQNQEENTTEVQRFKDKKMVNQRELKLREELGEDVTAGSAVYNQRLFKNCEERKGVAILPPLSRPSGLIQTESSPSHCDRFSQMHRLVVPKDSWLSCAGRQSRGRTAPQEQRVTRSSQSAPL, encoded by the exons ATGTACACCAACAAGCACACGCAGTGGTTTTACTTCAGAGTCAGGAACATGAAGGCTGGAGTGGCCTACCGCTTCACTATTACCAACTTGATGAAGGGCCGCAGCCTGTATTCTCTGGGTATGAAGCCACTTCTCTACTCTGAGAGAGCTGCCGAGGAGAAAGGTGTTGGCTGGCATCGCATCGGTTCCAATATCAAATATTACCGAAACTCCAGTCAG GCTAAACCGGACAACAATGTCACCGTCGCCCTGTACTCCCTGACTTGGACTTGCCAGTTCCCTTATGACTCAGACACCTGCTATCTGGCCCACTGCTACCCCTACACATATTCACACCTGCAGCACTACCTCAGCCGCGTCACCTCCAACCCAGCAGTTTCGTCCTACTGTAAACTGCGAGTGCTGTGCCGCAGCCTGGCTGGGAACAACGTGTACGTGTTGACAATAACGTCCCCAGTGGGCAGCTGCATGGAGGGCGGGGCCAAGAAGGCGGTGGTGGTAACGGGCCGAGTGCACCCTGGGGAAACCAATGGCTCCTGGATGATGGAGGGATTCCTGGACTTCCTGCTCGGGGACTCGGACGATGCCCAGATACTCAGGgacacttttgtttttaag GTGGTGCCGATGCTGAACCCTGATGGTGTGGTTGTTGGAAACTACCGCTGCTCTCTGGCTGGCAGGGACCTCAACAGGAACTACAAGACAATACTCAGGGActcctttccctgtgtgtggcACACCAGGAACATGGTGAAAAG ACTGGTGGCAGAGAGGGATGTCGTCCTTTACTGTGATTTTCACGGCCACAGTCATAAAAACAACGTCTTCATGTATGGCTGTAACCACCGTGGTAACGCTGCCCTGCAGCTTCACGAGAGAGTCTTCCCACTGATGATGAGCAAGAACGTGAATGACAAG TTCTCCTTCCGCAGCTGTAAGTTCCGGGTGCAGAAGAGCAAAGAGGGAACAGGCCGAATCGTCATGTGGAGACTTGGCATCAGAAACAGCTACACTATGGAGTGCACCTTCGGAGGCTCCACACTGG GTAACAGGAGAGGGACTCACTTCACCACACGGGACATGAAGTCTCTTGGCTATTACTTTTGTGACACCCTGCTGGACTACTGTGACCCTGACCCGACTAAG ACTGCTTACTGTCTGACTGAGCTGGAAGCACGGCTGAGACAGGAGGTCAGGGAGAGGCTGGGCAAAGAGCTGGACACTGACTGCAACATCTCCGTCTCTGACCTGGAAACCAG CACCAGTGGTTCAAATAGTACAGATTCTGATGGACCGCCAGTACATTTAATGAACCAACCAGACAATATTCAGCAGCAG AAATCCCcagtgaggaagaagaagaaacgcCTGAGGACTCATAAGGACAGGAACAGGCTGTGGCAGGACAGAGTGAAGAACAGCACTGAGCCCAAAGTCTTGCACAGTAGCATCAAAAATATA AAGCCCAGCCTGGTTAAAGTGAGGATGCAGGAGAGGACGGtggtgagagagaagaaaagagagcag CGGAACAGCATAAATAAACCTGGAGCCCCTCGCTCAGCATCTGACCTGGATGGGATCAGTCATGTGACCCTGTGGCAGGGCAGTGAACCTGTCCAG gATAAAGAGTGCCGGGAAGCTATGAGGGCTGAATATCTGTATCGCAGGGCTAAAGCATTTCCACAGCTCAGCACATACACAACTTTGTCACCTGATACAG AGAAGCCCCAGGAGGAGACAGGATGGTGTAAATGTTCAGCTCAACTACTGCACCTGTGCGCCCTCCATCCCCGCCAACTGCAGGTCGCCAAGCCTGCTGAGCTCCAGCACCGGCTGCCCGCACCATCCTTTGTCTACCATAAAGGTCTCAGAG GTAGACTATCAGCTTCAGTTACGGCGGCTCACAG GTCTCCCTCAGGCATGTACTTAAAGGTGGTTCCTCCTGCAAAGTGTCTGATGTCAAGCTACCCTGACAACTCCACCTCCCTGCCGCTCTGCATAGACAGAAATGCTTTACGGGTCTCAGCACGTCACTTTGTGCTTGAGGATTCATTTACAGACACAATCAACAGCAAACGGCACAGCCAGAACCAGGAAGAAAATACCACTGAAG TTCAAAGATTCAAAGATAAGAAGATGGTGAATCAGAGGGAGCTGAAACTCAGGGAGGAGCTGGGAGAGGATGTGACAGCTGGGAGTGCAGTCTACAACCAAAG ACTGTTCAAAAACTgtgaagaaagaaagggagtgGCCattttacctcctctgtcaaggCCTTCAGGCCTCATCCAGACAGAATCGTCACCTTCCCACTGTGACCGTTTCAGTCAGATGCACAGGCTCGTTGTGCCTAAGGACAGCTGGCTCTCTTGCGCTGGGAGACAGAGCCGAGGAAGAACAGCTCCACAGGAACAAAGGGTCACCAGATCCTCACAGTCTGCCCCGCTGTAG
- the tmem17 gene encoding transmembrane protein 17B, with product MALPQPIRKRLDDFSRNIFIDQSRAQQKPEEHDAFFGHKTQVVSSLPLQMSLCFNMWFFPLWWISEVVMLHLKYPALPDYYKFILVTVLIMMTLIEAIRLYLGYAGNLQEKVPELAGFWLLSILLQFPLILFQLFNEAILIQPLERGVHIVLAAFLLIQALSGFVALREMVRHTESQFHLRQFD from the exons ATGGCCTTGCCGCAGCCGATCAGAAAGCGATTGGACGACTTCTCCCGGAACATCTTTATCGACCAGAGTCGCGCTCAGCAAAAACCCGAGGAGCACGACGCGTTTTTTGGGCACA aaaCGCAGGTCGTGTCCAGCCTCCCGCTCCAGATGTCTCTGTGCTTCAACATGTGGTTCTTCCCCTTGTGGTGGATCAGCGAGGTCGTGATGCTGCACCTCAAG TACCCTGCCCTGCCAGACTACTACAAGTTCATCCTTGTCACTGTTCTGATCATGATGACTCTAATTGAGGCCATTAGACTCTACCTTGGTTATGCTGGGAACCTGCAAGAAAAG GTCCCAGAGTTGGCTGGTTTCTGGCTGCTGAGCATCCTGCTGCAGTTTCCACTGATCCTTTTCCAGCTTTTCAACGAAGCCATCCTCATCCAGCCCTTGGAGAGGGGAGTTCACATTGTTCTTGCCGCGTTCCTGCTCATACAG GCCCTCTCTGGCTTTGTGGCACTGCGGGAGatggtcagacacacagagagccagTTCCATCTCCgacagtttgactga